A single region of the Devosia sp. FJ2-5-3 genome encodes:
- a CDS encoding ATP-binding protein: MSAASVTAADLVPAKAMLQALPQPIVMLDEDRQILFVNYAAEAFFGASMSVLTRQRLDDLIAFGSPIISLIETVVSRRAPMTEYRVSIGSSRFGDERIADVFASPISDVDGRIAVLIQERTMADKIDRQMVSRGAARSVTGLASMLAHEIKNPLSGIRGAAQLLEQSVSAEEIPLARLIREETDRIVGLIDRVEVFGDERPLEREPINIHVVLDRVKLVARNGVGRGVVFSEEYDPSLPPVFGNRDQLIQIFLNLVKNASEALERTQKPEIKLSTAFRPGIRISVAGVAERISLPLEIVIEDNGPGVPPDILPFLFDPFVTTKPNGSGLGLALVAKIVGDHGGVIDCDSRPGRTRFRILLPVASGAFQLPADEVPYK, translated from the coding sequence ATGAGCGCTGCATCGGTAACAGCCGCGGATCTGGTTCCGGCGAAGGCAATGTTGCAGGCCCTGCCGCAGCCCATCGTTATGCTGGACGAGGATCGGCAGATTCTGTTCGTCAATTATGCAGCCGAGGCGTTTTTTGGCGCGTCGATGAGCGTACTGACGCGGCAGCGGCTCGATGACCTGATCGCCTTCGGCTCTCCCATTATCTCGCTGATCGAAACCGTCGTGTCCCGAAGGGCGCCAATGACGGAATATCGCGTCAGCATTGGCTCGTCGCGGTTTGGCGACGAACGCATCGCCGACGTGTTTGCCAGCCCTATTTCGGACGTCGACGGGCGGATAGCGGTCCTCATCCAGGAACGCACCATGGCCGACAAGATCGACCGGCAGATGGTTTCCCGTGGCGCAGCGCGCTCCGTCACCGGCCTTGCGTCCATGCTGGCGCACGAGATCAAGAACCCTCTTTCCGGCATACGCGGCGCGGCGCAATTGCTCGAGCAAAGCGTGTCTGCCGAGGAAATCCCGCTGGCGCGCCTGATCCGTGAGGAAACGGACCGGATCGTCGGGCTGATCGACCGGGTTGAAGTTTTTGGCGATGAGCGCCCCCTTGAGCGCGAGCCGATCAATATTCACGTCGTGCTGGACAGGGTGAAACTGGTTGCCCGCAATGGGGTGGGCCGCGGCGTGGTCTTCTCCGAAGAATACGACCCGTCGCTTCCGCCCGTGTTCGGCAACCGCGACCAATTGATCCAGATCTTCTTGAATTTGGTAAAAAATGCGTCGGAAGCCCTTGAAAGAACACAGAAACCAGAGATCAAGCTTTCCACGGCCTTCCGTCCCGGCATCCGCATTAGCGTCGCCGGCGTTGCGGAGCGCATTTCGTTGCCGCTGGAAATCGTGATCGAGGACAATGGGCCGGGCGTGCCGCCAGATATTCTGCCCTTCCTCTTTGATCCCTTTGTCACGACGAAACCAAATGGGTCCGGACTGGGCCTGGCCCTGGTGGCCAAGATCGTCGGCGACCATGGCGGCGTGATCGACTGCGACAGCCGTCCCGGCCGAACCCGTTTTCGCATCTTGCTGCCGGTCGCCAGCGGCGCCTTCCAACTGCCTGCCGATGAGGTCCCCTACAAATGA